A genomic stretch from Corynebacterium kutscheri includes:
- the tyrS gene encoding tyrosine--tRNA ligase yields the protein MTQATNIIDELLWRGLINNSTDIDALREACENPITLYCGFDPTGDSLHAGHLVPMVMLRRFQQFGHRPLTLAGGATGMIGDPRDVGERVMLTEEKIAENLESIKNQLRKFVDFQSGKTNDAIMVNNADWTNNISVIEFLRDIGKNFSLNTMLDRETVKRRLESDGISYTEFSYMLLQANDYVQLRRNYDCVLQIGGGDQWGNIVSGVDLNRRIDGSRVHALTMPLVTDAHGEKFGKSTGGGKLWLDPERTSAYSWYQYFLNAGDTVVIDYLRWFTFLSKEEIAELEIAVTERPHAREAQRRLAQEMTTLVHGEEATVAVELAAQALFGRAELSKLDEATLKGALSETTIAEISDDDSRSIVDLLVASGLADSKGAARRTIKEGGAYVNNQRIETEDWQPGEQDLLHNSWLVLRKGKKNFAGVHFS from the coding sequence GTGACTCAGGCAACAAATATTATTGACGAGCTACTCTGGCGCGGTCTTATTAATAATTCCACCGACATTGATGCACTGCGTGAAGCATGTGAAAATCCCATTACGTTATATTGCGGTTTTGATCCCACAGGTGACTCATTGCATGCCGGACATCTAGTGCCGATGGTAATGTTGCGCCGGTTTCAACAATTTGGACACCGTCCGCTTACTTTAGCTGGTGGGGCAACTGGCATGATCGGGGATCCACGTGATGTGGGCGAGCGTGTGATGCTTACCGAAGAAAAGATTGCTGAGAACTTAGAGTCAATTAAAAATCAGCTGCGTAAATTTGTTGATTTCCAATCCGGTAAAACCAATGATGCCATTATGGTTAACAATGCAGACTGGACTAACAATATCTCTGTGATTGAGTTCTTGCGGGATATCGGTAAGAACTTCTCGCTTAACACCATGCTCGATCGTGAGACAGTGAAGCGTCGTTTAGAATCTGATGGTATTTCTTACACCGAATTCTCTTACATGCTTTTGCAAGCTAATGATTACGTGCAATTACGCCGTAACTATGACTGCGTTCTGCAAATCGGTGGTGGGGATCAATGGGGAAATATTGTTTCGGGTGTAGATCTTAATCGACGTATCGACGGCTCACGCGTTCACGCATTAACGATGCCATTGGTTACTGATGCTCATGGTGAGAAGTTCGGTAAATCAACCGGCGGCGGCAAACTATGGCTAGACCCTGAGCGCACCAGTGCTTATTCCTGGTACCAGTACTTCCTCAATGCTGGAGACACGGTTGTTATCGATTACTTACGGTGGTTTACCTTCCTAAGCAAGGAAGAAATTGCTGAACTTGAGATTGCAGTTACAGAACGTCCACATGCCAGGGAAGCTCAGCGTCGTTTAGCACAAGAAATGACCACTTTAGTGCATGGGGAAGAGGCTACCGTTGCCGTAGAATTAGCCGCACAAGCACTATTCGGTCGCGCGGAGCTTAGTAAGCTTGATGAGGCCACGCTAAAAGGTGCTTTGAGCGAGACAACTATTGCTGAGATTAGCGACGATGACTCACGCAGCATTGTTGATTTATTGGTTGCTAGCGGATTGGCTGATTCTAAAGGTGCTGCTCGTCGAACCATAAAAGAAGGCGGCGCATATGTGAATAATCAGCGCATTGAAACAGAAGATTGGCAGCCAGGTGAACAAGATTTGTTACATAACTCATGGTTGGTTCTGCGTAAAGGAAAGAAGAATTTTGCTGGGGTGCATTTCTCTTAA
- a CDS encoding energy-coupling factor ABC transporter ATP-binding protein, with amino-acid sequence MPLISLAHVSFAHPNAPSTFQDISIDIHVGDRIALLGANGSGKSTLMKLMCTALRPKTGSVIINDQPSTYTKNDRNRIRSIVQMVLQEPDEQVFCLSVQDDIEFGPRNLGLNDNQVATRCLMAAHATEVSDLLDRIPHQLSYGQRKRVALAGALAMSPQVLLLDEPTAGLDPAGVHRLLSIIKNLDAAVLLATHDVNFAYAFADTWAVLHKGQLSVAAKDKIIADRELLKDARLDLPWAPLVSALIGKKVTFPEEL; translated from the coding sequence ATGCCGCTTATTTCTTTAGCTCATGTCAGCTTTGCACACCCCAATGCCCCATCAACTTTCCAAGATATATCTATTGATATACATGTTGGTGACCGCATTGCTTTACTTGGCGCTAACGGTAGCGGTAAGTCCACACTCATGAAACTCATGTGCACTGCTCTGCGTCCTAAAACTGGCAGTGTCATTATCAATGACCAACCTAGCACCTATACTAAAAATGACCGAAATAGGATACGCAGCATTGTCCAAATGGTGCTTCAAGAACCCGATGAACAAGTTTTTTGTCTTTCAGTACAAGATGATATCGAATTTGGGCCAAGAAATTTAGGTCTCAACGATAATCAAGTAGCTACTCGCTGCCTCATGGCAGCTCACGCAACAGAAGTAAGTGATCTTCTTGATCGAATACCTCATCAACTTTCCTATGGACAGCGCAAACGAGTTGCTTTAGCAGGTGCATTAGCTATGTCGCCGCAAGTTTTGCTTCTCGACGAACCCACAGCAGGACTTGATCCAGCAGGAGTGCACCGGTTGCTTTCTATCATCAAAAATCTTGACGCCGCAGTGTTGCTCGCTACTCACGATGTTAATTTTGCTTATGCTTTTGCTGATACGTGGGCAGTGTTACATAAAGGACAACTTAGTGTTGCAGCTAAAGACAAAATAATCGCTGATCGTGAGCTACTGAAAGATGCCCGTTTAGACCTTCCCTGGGCACCTTTAGTATCAGCACTTATAGGGAAAAAGGTTACTTTCCCGGAAGAATTATAG
- a CDS encoding energy-coupling factor transporter transmembrane component T family protein, whose protein sequence is MNPLEQAASKSPWAQVHILEKTVLFFGLTILSIIMHSWQGFSLLACILIALILISRVPLRVYLSLVLAPATFIALGLGPLIFALTPSGFVLIDGGISNAIIVLCRSTLAMSSTMLFALTTPFPQVLSGLHKLHLPETLVQVIAQTYRMSTMLVTTSQVMWQASAQRLGQRTFLIWIHSVAHQAASLFVISFTRARRMQDGIQLRGDLNYALTYGTHFHSQPPRLCLVLFYLLGFIVLGILCRLFL, encoded by the coding sequence ATGAACCCACTAGAGCAAGCCGCGTCGAAAAGCCCTTGGGCACAGGTTCATATTTTAGAAAAGACAGTCCTCTTCTTCGGATTAACTATTCTAAGCATTATTATGCACTCGTGGCAGGGATTTAGCCTCTTAGCTTGCATTCTTATCGCTTTGATATTGATTTCTCGTGTTCCACTGCGTGTGTATCTTTCATTGGTTCTTGCCCCAGCCACCTTTATTGCGCTGGGGCTTGGCCCACTTATTTTTGCACTCACCCCCTCAGGTTTTGTGCTTATCGACGGCGGCATATCTAACGCTATCATCGTTCTTTGCAGAAGTACTCTTGCAATGAGCTCAACCATGCTATTTGCGCTTACTACCCCGTTTCCACAAGTGCTATCTGGGCTACACAAACTACATCTTCCAGAAACACTGGTTCAAGTTATCGCACAAACTTATCGCATGTCTACCATGCTTGTTACGACCTCACAGGTTATGTGGCAAGCTAGTGCCCAACGGCTTGGACAACGAACTTTTTTGATCTGGATTCACTCAGTAGCACATCAGGCAGCGTCATTATTTGTGATCTCTTTTACCCGCGCTAGACGTATGCAAGATGGCATTCAACTACGCGGCGATCTCAATTATGCCCTCACCTATGGAACGCATTTTCACTCACAACCACCCCGGCTTTGTTTAGTGCTTTTTTATCTTCTTGGATTCATTGTTTTAGGAATACTATGCCGCTTATTTCTTTAG
- a CDS encoding energy-coupling factor ABC transporter substrate-binding protein, giving the protein MSKRTTTFLFIGLIALLAAFPMFFNLGSEDIEEPFAGTDATAETLIAEENPDYEPWFEPLIGELPGEVESGLFALQAALGAGFLGYALGVFRGRKNAEDSAVEAIISTSEN; this is encoded by the coding sequence ATGAGTAAAAGAACAACAACTTTTCTGTTTATCGGTCTCATTGCACTTCTTGCAGCTTTCCCTATGTTCTTTAACCTTGGTAGTGAAGATATTGAAGAGCCTTTTGCTGGTACCGATGCCACAGCTGAAACACTTATCGCCGAAGAAAACCCAGATTATGAGCCCTGGTTTGAACCACTTATTGGTGAGCTTCCCGGTGAAGTAGAATCAGGATTATTTGCTCTTCAAGCAGCATTGGGAGCCGGTTTTCTAGGCTATGCCCTGGGCGTATTTCGTGGACGCAAGAACGCCGAAGACTCAGCTGTTGAAGCGATAATAAGTACTTCAGAAAACTAG
- a CDS encoding energy-coupling factor ABC transporter permease, which produces MHIAEGFLPVTHCVAWAAASTPFVVYGANRVRTQLKEHPETGLLLGAAGAFSFVLSAIKIPSVTGSSSHPTGTGLGAVLFKPPVMAFMGSIVLLFQALLLAHGGITTLGANIFSMAIIGPYAGYGIFLLSRKLGSGFDVAVFAAAFIADLSTYVMTALQLSLAHHGAGIGNAFATFLALYAPTQLPLAIIEALITVMIFRSLRVIADKELKVLGFIFTPHTPEKAVDPKITTSTTKGV; this is translated from the coding sequence ATGCACATTGCAGAAGGATTTCTTCCGGTCACCCATTGCGTTGCATGGGCAGCCGCTTCAACTCCGTTTGTGGTCTATGGCGCCAATCGAGTGCGTACGCAACTAAAAGAACACCCAGAAACGGGCCTACTTTTAGGCGCTGCTGGTGCATTTAGCTTTGTTCTCTCGGCAATCAAAATTCCATCAGTCACTGGTTCCTCTTCACATCCTACGGGTACCGGATTAGGAGCAGTTCTATTTAAACCACCTGTTATGGCCTTTATGGGTAGCATCGTTTTACTCTTCCAAGCACTTTTACTTGCACATGGCGGTATTACAACTCTGGGCGCAAATATTTTCTCTATGGCTATTATTGGCCCCTACGCTGGTTATGGAATCTTTTTACTCAGCCGAAAATTAGGTTCAGGCTTTGACGTCGCAGTCTTTGCTGCCGCTTTCATCGCTGATTTATCTACCTACGTTATGACAGCGCTTCAGCTTTCCCTCGCGCACCATGGAGCAGGTATCGGAAATGCCTTCGCGACTTTCCTTGCTCTTTACGCACCGACGCAACTGCCGCTTGCAATTATTGAAGCTCTCATTACGGTCATGATTTTCCGCTCTCTTCGTGTTATTGCGGATAAGGAACTCAAGGTATTGGGATTTATTTTTACACCTCACACACCTGAAAAAGCCGTCGATCCAAAAATAACCACTAGTACTACCAAAGGCGTGTAA